In Ensifer sp. WSM1721, the genomic window GGCTGCGCATCAGATGGGTGTTCCAATTCACGGATGCGGGCGGGGTTTTCGCTGCCACGCGAGCATCCCCGTTAATGACAGCGGAAGAGTTCAGTTCACCAGTACTCTCGCTATTTCCATAGCCGCACGCGTCGGTTCCGTCGCAGGGCTTTGACGGCCCCATGACGGACCGCTCGCTCCCATCCGCCATGCGAGCAGAACCGCGTTTGACGCGTGCAACGACTGTGACGATCCGGTCAGCTGTCAGATCCGACTATCGATGACCGAGTTTGCGATGCGATCGCGACCCTTCACATGACACTTGCGGATTTTTGGCGACAAGCATGAAAGCGCCGCCGATCCCGACGTGGATGCCGGTACGCGCGCCGCAGGGGAGTGAGGCCGACCATCTGTACGTCACTCCAGCTTAACTGGTGAGTGTCTGCCCGAGTTCTGCCAGCAACCGAGGCGTCTCCCGCGCGCCATCGGGCAGCGCAGCGATTTCAAGCGCGGTGGCAATTCTGCTTGCCTCCGACACGTCAGCCGGAGTCGCATTAACCTGCGCGAGGTCAAGCGCGGTAGCTGCCCGCTCAATCAGTGCCGCTAGGATCTCAATGTCCAACCGAAATCGTCCGATCCGCTCGTCCCGCAACCGGCCGCTAAAGGAGCTATCACCGTGCCGCAATTCCGCAGCAAGCTTCCGGCGTTTCTCGCCGAGGATAGTCGAAGCATGAAGAATGCTGCCTAGCGACTGCGAAAGCGGTAGTGCGTCGCTATTGAGGGCGAGCACCGAGTCGGCCGGCACATGAACCTGGTCGAAGTTGTATAGTGCGGGCTCGCCGCTATGGGCGAGACGGACTTCGGAGCTGCCGCGCTGCACGAGCAATAAACTCAACACTTCAGCTTCGCTCAAGGCAAGCAACGCGAACCATCCCGGCTCCCCGAGACTGACCGCCTCGATTGCACCGCTGACTTTGAAGCCGATACCGTCGGTGACGTACCGCTGACTCGGTCTGTGAACTCCGACCGCAGCCGACGACAGCCTTTCACCCGAGACTACACGCAGGTAGATGCTCCGTCGCTGCTCTTCGCTCCCGGCGTTACGGACCAATTCGAGAGCGCGGAAATGACTGGCGAGCGCACGGGCGGCGGTGGACTGCACCTCAGCAATCTGTGACACTACGCGTGCGATCAGCCGGTTAGAAACGTCAGCGCCGTCGAAATCGTTCGGAATGGGAATGGCAAGCAGGCCGGACCGCTCCAACGCTTCAGCGGAAAGCCCAACGGGAGCATCGGCGGCGAGCGCGACAATCTCTGCAGCGGCCGCCAAGACGTCTTCGTCGGACGCTACTCGAAGCGGCACTGGCCTGAGACTGCCATGAAGATGTGTAAAGGAGCCCATCTCTCACGTATCCTTCACTATGACCGGCCAGCCGGACGCGCGCATCCCATTTGGCCGATGTGTCATCGCACAAGGGCCCGAAGCGCTCTGAGGGCGAAACTAGGAAACTAGTGGGCGAAGACAGAGTTGGATACATTCCCGAAACACTCTTCGTCGCTCTGTGCGGGCGGATCAGCGTTTCCGCGTCTATCGACAGCTGAACTGCATGCGCAACCCGAATACTCGGGTCCGAACTCGCTCACGCCAGAAATCAAAAGACTGAAGGAAAGCTCACAATGGCGAGGGCATTTGGCTACTCCTCTGTTGTTACTCATCATGCGTGGGCGCGAAGGATCGCCGCCTTCTGATCGCTCGTCAACAATGTCGATAGAATATATGCGGCATAGAGCTATGCCAGAATGTTCGGATAATAAGCTGAAGCTTCCATTTCTCCCGATATTGCTCCGGCGTGAGAGTGTGCTTCGCCATCAGGTTGGGACGGCAATTGCGTCTCGGCCGTTCGGGAGGTCGTCGCCAAATTGCCCAAAGTATGAGGCGGGCGCTGACGGAAGACAGTGCACCCGATACCTGCGTCACGGGCACGCCTGGTGAAAGGCTCATCAGCATCTGTACGCAGATCCTCGCTCACTCAGCAGCGGCATTCTTCGAAGTTGGGGGGCGGCATTGGACCTGAAACCCTCCTCGTGTTCTCGAGAAGACGGGCCTGAAACCTGATGCCTCGGCCCTAGAACAAGCCATCGCAAGTGAACACAATGCCGAGAACGGAGAAAGTCAAATGTTGTCCTGGCGAGACTTGACTGAAGAAGACGCCGGTAACGAGACGCCGCGACTTCGGTCGCACACTGCATTCTTGAGGCTTATCACGGCAGTGAGAGCCTAGAGTATCTCCTCTGGTTCGGGCTCTTCCTCGGCCTTGTGAATCGTCAGCACGTAGACAGGCTCGAGCCCTGCGGCGGCCATAAGGCGGGCAGTGTTAGGCACGGTCGATACCATCTGCGTTGTGCGCGAGCAGACTGATCTCTCGGCCGTGAATTACAACACGCAGAAGAGATCGTCATCGACGCTACGGGTAACGCAGTGGCAGCAGTGCGTCTATGTCGCCCTTCGTCGAACGGGTGATCGTCGTGAGTTGAAGCAATTGCGGACAACTCTGTCGTAATTGTCGGATGCGCGACTGGGGTTTGTTTGACAACCTCTAATTTCGGTCCAGGTGAATAGATCGAGAACGCTAGCGATACTCGAATTTCAATACCATTGCCGGCACTGGCATGACTTTTGAACTTGCTTATCGAAAGGCCGCGCGAACTGTGGACTGGCATTGAGATGGTGGGGTCAATGATGGCTGACGGCGAAAAATGCACGCTTGATGCGAGCGCGGGC contains:
- a CDS encoding acyl-CoA dehydrogenase family protein, with translation MAAAAEIVALAADAPVGLSAEALERSGLLAIPIPNDFDGADVSNRLIARVVSQIAEVQSTAARALASHFRALELVRNAGSEEQRRSIYLRVVSGERLSSAAVGVHRPSQRYVTDGIGFKVSGAIEAVSLGEPGWFALLALSEAEVLSLLLVQRGSSEVRLAHSGEPALYNFDQVHVPADSVLALNSDALPLSQSLGSILHASTILGEKRRKLAAELRHGDSSFSGRLRDERIGRFRLDIEILAALIERAATALDLAQVNATPADVSEASRIATALEIAALPDGARETPRLLAELGQTLTS